The following proteins are encoded in a genomic region of Dyadobacter sp. UC 10:
- a CDS encoding DUF7948 domain-containing protein, with product MQKRLLLSLIISGWTFFAVCAQKPASPGSPRLGNTAVDAKTSILKSTGGYQAGFVENKGQLVDQDGKANGRVKYLLQNGPLHVQLRQNGFSYDTYVRKGVGSRKFHRVDIELVGANPAAALRADRVGNALSNVITERGEFRNIRNFGRITYSDIYPGIDLEFVADPKSDKNVEYNFIVHPGADPARIQLRYHGSKKVALSQNQIVMETINGQLKEHIPASWVGASRKPLTVSYKALGQDLFAFQVPAYDKRQTLVIDPSPNLEWATYYGESAADFIRAIDTDESGNVYAVGGTRSTNNIASSGAYQGTLAGEGDFFIVKLNSAGVRQWATYYGGDKHDQAYAITVRNGHVYIGGESQSEGLATPGAHQTAYIAGTDADFTGNVEIPFLAQFDANTGQRLWASYYGGSGYNLHGGFFECLKVDAQGNLYALGGSNGNTFPVPTAQSGDIATPGAFRTDGGANTSYLVKFNAVGVRQWGTFIAGSTGRALTQAANAGLALDLDSQGNVYVAGSGTSATDDAAFAAGVGEGTAVQLGYIGKFNGSTGARIWARFFNSSINGLKVDESNGRIHVVGSSNAASGIASSGAFRTTLAASRDAIWASFDLTGRYLSGTYLGAISTGTLLAKAMDCALDGKGNLLIMGVSTANGGGLASDCAYQVTPSAGGDIFLNKFSIATGQRLWGTYFGGAGSDGPAMTGGQYGMLPMSSNITMDSDGSIFLGSSTTSTTLATAGSHQSMAGGANDGILVKFNQNALPANVTVSASNLAPMTQNVCILGTPGMITGNAVSITAPTGFRSQLTYQWQKASATTGPWQDIPGEVFKDLQPEASQTTAYYRRLIKTYGQDCAPVQLDSSQVAEVVIGANAAPVANADGPQWYVCGNGSNTVPLNGSATGGSGAFTYQWFEGSTSNGTLRASTASWTTPAMTQATTYTLQVTDAAGCVDIDQVTIVPAVAAAGAAKSVCEGSGGVQIGTPAIASQKVTYAWERVSGDPLTTLSCTTCAQPIANPTVTTVYRLRVTVERKGGATCSSTSNVTVTPVSAPAGLIAFAGEDKTICKNTPVTLGGTADATFAYTWTTGQYLANPQVANPVFNAGTAGVTGGVANYTVTATKSGCTFTDQVKVAVLNTRISDQDETVCGPMWSKHMDEDNAPGTVYTWTVVSGDGAVLQTSEGGKNAFLKSNTGVTTFRRTVSLNGVQCSADVSVQPCSSGPGSCDFEIVTLSAQDCPKIFDGSVLKLGTSLGNTSDFNYAWSPANLVDNARAATVNITSTAQATITVTITSKYDASFSCAKSIVINPPGWSLPVFIAEDKYTCAGTSVQIGTTPVDGFTYAWTPSDGLDNAALANPSATVSATTEFRVLITETASGCKLRDTVNVNVATPVAAAGIDRAICNGGTATLGTAAPAGTNWQYAWEPSNAAWVNGTGATDAQPQVQFASSTPQTFTLTVTDPLSGCTATDEVVLSNTVTAGEYAGEGATTCAGEPVTLGRGGDTSAQYEWFMADGLTPATGLSSNTVASPTVLNPTATTTYVVKVSFPGCVTPISDEVTLTVNGESGLQLADKTICPAGPIEIGYGAAGNPAAPVGATYAWAPATGLSDATAANPTATVTGKVDYIVTVTLTSGCVFKDTITVTQTANAGADVAVCPGESAVIGTPAIDGATYAWTGAGIVGAADVAQPTVKPTATTTYTVSVTVDGCTTTDQVVVTVNTPETFNITGSTAICEGGTTTLSVANPAVASTWQWTPVTGVASPNSPVTTITGTATRTYRLTQTNTATGCNNYKEVIVVVNPNTIAATGGDLALCAGTEGTLPLNVTSTGNYSYAWSPATGLSNAFVANPTFTANAAGAYTVTVTDNASQCQLVKTVNVAINAPESCLAPVTLSGNVFHDGNGLKDVTVNASNAQSLPAGLYVTLVNASGAAVETVAVEADGTYDFGAVAAGTYSIVLHQNASGSTTANLPTGWINTGENLGPGVGSDEAVNGILTNVTVAGLNVTNANFGIQQPPLADLKEYSIDQPAPNATIPLDGTHNSTGTGTSSPGGLTGTDQEDGSLNGSGRNRTVVITALPGTAELYYNGALVTQGQIISAYDPALMAIKLTGIGYTNVTFEYAYLDEAGEQSSPVPYTIRWEGALPVKLVSFEAVARENVVELNWVTSEESNSDRFEVQRSVDGKVWNAIGSVKAEGESTERKTYEFTDQQPQTGANGANLYRLRMTDLDGTFAFSSIRSVRFGSKLESSVFPNPVTTVLNLKVTSWKQVKALRINNLSGISVYSSGPVESGTLDVFGLESGIYILNITHIDGSVHTHKFVHIK from the coding sequence ATGCAGAAAAGACTACTACTTTCGCTGATCATCAGCGGCTGGACCTTCTTTGCCGTTTGCGCCCAAAAACCGGCATCGCCGGGATCGCCGCGCCTGGGCAATACAGCCGTTGACGCCAAAACCTCCATTTTAAAATCCACCGGCGGCTATCAGGCCGGCTTTGTCGAAAACAAAGGACAGCTCGTCGACCAGGATGGCAAAGCCAACGGCCGGGTCAAATACCTGCTACAAAACGGCCCATTGCATGTGCAACTGCGTCAAAACGGTTTCAGTTATGATACCTATGTGCGCAAGGGCGTGGGTTCGCGTAAGTTCCACCGCGTGGACATCGAGCTGGTGGGGGCTAACCCGGCAGCCGCATTGAGGGCTGATAGGGTTGGAAATGCACTTAGTAATGTGATCACAGAGCGCGGCGAATTCCGGAATATCCGCAATTTTGGGCGCATTACTTATTCGGACATTTACCCGGGCATCGACCTAGAATTCGTCGCCGATCCCAAATCGGACAAAAACGTAGAATATAATTTCATTGTCCATCCCGGCGCCGATCCGGCACGCATTCAGCTGCGCTACCACGGAAGCAAAAAAGTGGCGCTTAGCCAGAATCAAATCGTGATGGAGACCATCAACGGGCAGTTGAAGGAGCACATTCCTGCAAGCTGGGTAGGTGCGAGCCGGAAACCTTTGACCGTGTCGTACAAGGCATTGGGTCAGGATCTGTTTGCATTCCAGGTGCCTGCCTACGACAAGCGCCAGACACTGGTGATAGACCCGTCGCCGAATCTAGAATGGGCTACGTATTATGGTGAGTCTGCTGCTGATTTCATTAGGGCTATCGATACCGACGAAAGCGGGAACGTTTATGCGGTAGGCGGCACCAGGAGCACAAACAACATCGCTTCCAGTGGTGCCTATCAGGGCACGTTGGCCGGCGAAGGCGATTTTTTTATTGTGAAGTTGAATAGTGCAGGCGTTCGTCAGTGGGCGACTTATTACGGCGGCGACAAGCATGATCAGGCCTATGCGATAACGGTGCGGAACGGACACGTCTACATCGGTGGAGAATCCCAAAGCGAAGGCTTGGCCACACCGGGCGCTCATCAGACGGCTTATATTGCTGGTACGGATGCCGATTTTACCGGCAATGTTGAAATTCCATTTCTTGCTCAGTTTGATGCGAACACTGGCCAAAGGTTATGGGCTTCTTATTACGGGGGATCGGGCTACAACCTTCACGGAGGTTTTTTTGAATGCCTGAAAGTAGACGCGCAGGGCAATCTATATGCACTTGGCGGAAGTAACGGTAATACATTTCCAGTCCCGACCGCTCAATCAGGGGATATCGCTACCCCGGGTGCTTTCCGTACTGATGGTGGTGCCAACACTTCCTATCTCGTGAAGTTCAATGCTGTTGGTGTCCGGCAATGGGGAACTTTCATCGCCGGATCTACCGGCAGAGCCCTCACACAAGCGGCCAATGCAGGATTGGCACTCGATCTGGATAGCCAGGGCAATGTATATGTGGCCGGTTCAGGTACGAGCGCGACCGACGATGCAGCCTTTGCAGCAGGTGTTGGTGAGGGAACGGCGGTCCAGTTAGGCTATATCGGTAAATTCAACGGTAGCACCGGGGCCAGGATATGGGCCAGATTTTTCAATAGTTCGATCAACGGTCTGAAAGTAGATGAAAGCAATGGTCGTATCCATGTGGTAGGAAGTTCAAATGCTGCCTCGGGGATCGCATCATCCGGCGCGTTCCGTACGACGCTGGCGGCCTCTCGTGATGCCATCTGGGCCAGCTTCGATTTGACGGGACGTTACCTGAGCGGGACTTACCTGGGGGCGATTTCTACCGGTACATTACTAGCAAAAGCGATGGACTGCGCATTGGACGGGAAAGGCAATTTGCTGATCATGGGTGTTTCAACCGCAAATGGAGGCGGGCTGGCCAGCGATTGTGCCTATCAGGTAACACCAAGCGCAGGTGGAGATATATTTCTGAATAAATTCAGCATTGCTACCGGACAACGGTTGTGGGGGACGTATTTCGGAGGGGCCGGAAGTGATGGGCCTGCCATGACAGGAGGCCAATACGGAATGCTCCCGATGTCTTCCAACATCACCATGGACAGCGATGGCAGTATCTTCCTGGGCTCTTCGACTACCAGTACCACACTCGCTACAGCAGGAAGCCACCAGTCAATGGCCGGTGGCGCCAACGACGGCATACTCGTCAAGTTCAACCAAAATGCATTGCCGGCCAATGTGACCGTTTCGGCCAGTAACCTGGCGCCTATGACACAAAATGTATGTATACTTGGTACCCCCGGTATGATCACGGGCAATGCGGTGAGCATTACTGCACCGACGGGGTTTCGCAGCCAGCTTACTTACCAATGGCAGAAAGCCAGCGCGACTACCGGCCCGTGGCAGGATATTCCGGGTGAGGTTTTCAAAGATTTGCAGCCCGAGGCTTCGCAAACTACCGCCTATTACCGCCGTTTGATCAAAACCTACGGCCAGGATTGTGCGCCTGTGCAGCTGGATTCGTCGCAGGTTGCCGAGGTAGTGATTGGCGCCAATGCGGCCCCGGTTGCCAATGCGGATGGTCCGCAATGGTATGTGTGCGGCAACGGCTCCAACACGGTACCCCTGAACGGATCTGCTACGGGCGGGTCGGGAGCATTCACCTATCAATGGTTTGAAGGAAGCACCTCCAACGGTACATTGCGCGCCAGCACCGCATCCTGGACAACCCCCGCCATGACCCAGGCTACCACCTACACGTTGCAGGTGACCGATGCGGCCGGGTGCGTGGACATCGACCAGGTGACGATCGTACCTGCCGTAGCTGCTGCGGGTGCTGCGAAGTCTGTCTGTGAAGGATCAGGAGGCGTGCAGATCGGTACTCCGGCAATCGCAAGCCAGAAGGTAACTTATGCCTGGGAACGCGTTTCGGGTGACCCACTCACTACGTTGAGCTGCACCACGTGTGCCCAGCCGATAGCCAATCCGACCGTTACCACCGTATACCGTCTGAGAGTAACGGTGGAGCGCAAGGGTGGTGCCACCTGTTCCAGCACTTCCAACGTAACCGTAACGCCTGTTTCAGCACCCGCAGGCCTGATAGCATTTGCAGGAGAGGACAAAACCATTTGCAAAAATACCCCTGTGACCCTGGGCGGTACTGCCGACGCCACGTTCGCCTACACCTGGACTACCGGCCAGTATCTGGCTAACCCACAAGTAGCCAACCCCGTTTTCAATGCAGGAACCGCCGGCGTAACGGGAGGGGTGGCTAACTACACAGTGACTGCGACGAAAAGCGGCTGTACATTTACCGACCAGGTGAAAGTTGCCGTGCTCAATACCCGCATTTCGGATCAGGACGAAACCGTTTGCGGTCCCATGTGGAGCAAGCATATGGACGAAGACAATGCACCTGGTACCGTTTACACCTGGACTGTGGTTTCGGGAGACGGCGCGGTGCTGCAAACTTCGGAGGGCGGTAAAAATGCCTTTCTCAAAAGCAATACCGGCGTTACGACTTTCCGTCGTACCGTGAGCCTGAACGGCGTGCAATGCAGTGCCGATGTGTCAGTACAGCCATGCTCAAGCGGGCCTGGGTCGTGTGATTTCGAAATCGTGACACTTTCCGCTCAGGATTGCCCTAAAATTTTCGATGGCTCCGTTTTGAAACTGGGCACTTCGCTCGGCAATACGTCCGACTTCAACTACGCGTGGAGCCCCGCCAACCTGGTGGATAATGCGCGCGCCGCGACGGTGAACATTACTTCTACCGCGCAGGCGACCATTACGGTAACCATCACCAGCAAGTACGATGCATCTTTTAGCTGTGCTAAATCGATTGTGATCAATCCGCCGGGATGGTCGTTGCCAGTATTCATCGCGGAAGATAAATATACTTGCGCGGGTACATCTGTTCAGATCGGCACCACGCCGGTAGATGGGTTTACTTACGCCTGGACGCCGAGTGACGGCCTGGACAATGCGGCCCTTGCCAACCCGTCTGCGACGGTCAGTGCAACCACTGAATTCCGTGTCCTCATTACCGAAACAGCTTCAGGCTGTAAGCTTCGCGACACGGTTAACGTGAATGTGGCAACGCCAGTGGCAGCAGCGGGTATCGATCGTGCGATCTGTAACGGAGGTACGGCAACGTTGGGAACTGCGGCGCCTGCCGGTACCAACTGGCAATATGCATGGGAGCCCTCCAATGCGGCCTGGGTGAACGGAACAGGCGCTACCGACGCGCAGCCGCAGGTGCAATTTGCCTCTTCCACTCCACAAACATTCACCCTGACAGTCACCGACCCGTTGTCGGGCTGTACGGCCACGGACGAAGTGGTACTCAGTAACACGGTCACCGCAGGCGAATATGCAGGGGAAGGCGCCACTACGTGCGCAGGAGAGCCGGTAACGCTTGGACGCGGAGGAGATACTTCCGCACAATACGAATGGTTTATGGCCGACGGCCTTACGCCGGCAACCGGCCTGAGCAGCAACACCGTAGCGAGCCCGACAGTACTGAACCCGACGGCGACTACTACCTACGTGGTAAAAGTAAGCTTCCCGGGCTGTGTGACGCCGATCAGCGACGAGGTAACGCTCACCGTGAACGGGGAATCGGGCCTGCAACTGGCCGATAAGACCATCTGTCCGGCGGGACCGATCGAAATCGGTTACGGCGCCGCAGGCAACCCGGCCGCACCCGTGGGTGCTACTTACGCCTGGGCTCCGGCTACCGGCCTGAGCGACGCGACAGCAGCTAACCCAACCGCCACTGTCACGGGCAAGGTGGACTACATTGTGACGGTTACACTGACAAGCGGTTGTGTATTCAAAGACACTATAACCGTTACCCAGACCGCCAACGCAGGTGCAGACGTAGCAGTGTGCCCCGGAGAGTCGGCGGTAATCGGAACTCCGGCTATCGATGGAGCTACTTACGCGTGGACAGGAGCGGGAATCGTTGGCGCGGCCGATGTGGCCCAGCCAACCGTAAAACCTACGGCCACTACCACTTACACCGTTAGCGTGACTGTTGACGGTTGTACGACTACCGACCAGGTTGTAGTGACCGTGAATACTCCCGAGACTTTCAATATCACAGGAAGCACAGCCATTTGCGAAGGCGGTACTACCACACTTTCGGTAGCGAACCCGGCTGTGGCAAGCACATGGCAATGGACGCCAGTAACTGGCGTGGCAAGCCCTAACAGCCCTGTCACGACGATCACAGGCACGGCAACCCGTACTTATCGTTTAACCCAAACCAATACAGCAACCGGTTGCAATAACTACAAAGAGGTAATTGTGGTAGTGAACCCGAATACCATTGCGGCTACTGGCGGCGACCTCGCACTTTGCGCAGGAACCGAAGGTACATTGCCTTTGAATGTAACATCCACCGGCAATTACTCGTATGCGTGGAGCCCTGCCACAGGCCTTTCCAATGCATTTGTGGCTAATCCTACATTCACTGCCAACGCTGCAGGCGCGTATACGGTAACGGTTACCGACAATGCTAGTCAATGCCAGTTGGTAAAAACGGTAAATGTGGCGATCAATGCGCCTGAGTCATGTCTGGCACCTGTAACCCTGTCGGGTAATGTGTTCCACGACGGTAACGGCCTCAAAGATGTGACCGTGAATGCCAGCAATGCGCAGTCGTTACCAGCCGGGCTGTACGTAACGCTCGTGAACGCGAGCGGTGCTGCGGTGGAAACCGTAGCGGTTGAAGCAGACGGCACCTATGATTTCGGTGCTGTCGCTGCGGGTACTTACAGCATCGTACTACACCAGAATGCATCCGGTTCTACAACGGCAAACCTCCCTACCGGGTGGATCAATACCGGTGAAAACCTGGGCCCGGGCGTGGGCAGCGACGAGGCGGTGAACGGTATCCTGACCAACGTAACCGTCGCGGGACTGAACGTAACCAATGCCAATTTCGGCATCCAGCAGCCCCCTTTAGCCGATTTGAAAGAATACAGCATCGATCAGCCGGCGCCTAATGCAACCATTCCTCTGGACGGCACGCATAATAGTACCGGAACAGGAACGTCGTCGCCAGGCGGACTTACCGGAACTGACCAGGAGGATGGTTCGCTGAATGGTTCGGGCAGGAACCGTACGGTGGTGATCACCGCATTGCCGGGCACGGCCGAGCTGTATTACAACGGCGCACTCGTGACGCAAGGACAGATTATCTCTGCTTACGACCCGGCATTAATGGCCATCAAACTGACCGGTATTGGCTACACGAATGTCACTTTCGAGTACGCTTACCTGGACGAAGCCGGTGAACAATCTTCTCCTGTGCCTTACACGATCCGCTGGGAAGGTGCACTTCCGGTGAAACTAGTGTCGTTCGAGGCCGTTGCGCGTGAGAATGTGGTGGAACTGAACTGGGTTACCAGCGAGGAAAGCAACAGCGACAGATTCGAAGTTCAGCGCAGCGTGGACGGCAAGGTTTGGAATGCGATCGGAAGCGTGAAGGCGGAAGGGGAGAGCACAGAGCGAAAAACCTACGAATTTACCGATCAGCAGCCGCAGACCGGCGCTAACGGTGCTAATCTTTATCGGTTGAGAATGACGGACCTCGATGGCACTTTCGCATTCAGCAGCATCAGAAGCGTACGTTTTGGCAGCAAGCTAGAAAGCAGCGTATTCCCCAACCCCGTTACGACGGTGCTCAACCTGAAGGTAACCAGCTGGAAACAGGTTAAAGCGCTTCGGATCAACAACCTTTCCGGTATCAGCGTTTACAGCTCGGGACCGGTAGAATCGGGAACACTAGATGTATTTGGATTGGAATCAGGAATTTATATACTTAACATAACGCACATAGACGGGTCTGTTCACACACACAAATTCGTCCACATTAAATAG
- a CDS encoding ligand-binding sensor domain-containing protein: MSLTLFRTLPGLANEEKANYTLRHYTSESGLPQNSVRSIVQDRDGFLWLATDLGLVRFDGQSFVTYGKKELGIRTNQIMSFAPDPEGRKDRIYAMSADCDHIKISDGRPTLDYNLLEFRFPGQFKAKEASNDWFYSIGLPDRYHGQWPISHYLFLFPDSKGTFYMWRKGGKIDFYQSWRKQGTYASSGISPFRIFRLGEDLYQNNERGNIELLTMERKVTHPRKVKLISAKPPEPVVDQTKPYIVYTDDLSGQTFISQDQKLYLLSQRTKGDLQTTLLLENFDFKKNSIVSILFDEKNRRLYLGASNKGFFVLDFHAFETVTVDSKEPDANVFYSQIPFSDSTVLTPSLKVLGKGATGKTIRYEMPKLIDGIQMNRLSVLISRSGDIWYRKMNMLYCFDGKSKKLKGQWNAGGEISPIYEDSAGRIWVGTRFDGLQYIDPTEAGTPLHIFTRKITGISYLLEENSDILWVGTGTGLFKISIAKKTFSLIANTSSLCVTSLYAPHNGELWFTTCESGFFLLQNGVITRLPLDKDKILSRSHCIFGDKNGFLWITTNHGLFQVYRKDLLDFSAHHDSSRLYYHRYAKQDGFRIDEFNGGCQPCAVQLENGYVSLPSIDGLVFFNPELVPVDTPDSKIFIDRVEADSKKVQFSGSKIELSDASNIQVFVSSPYLGSRQNQQLYYSVSSDRTNETSPIWYPLENHQQSIHLNNLESGVYTLRIRKNAGFGASSERLTTLAIIIPYAWYEVWPFQILAVLLLLTAVYFYFRNRLSKADRLNNILESRVAERTHNLRVTLSALKDSEEELLKQTRVQTHLIASISHDIRSPLRAIEYTSARLSGLIDSGEHTTAKAVGSSVNDSSRKILSLLEGILIYVRSQVSKGAVTMETFGARELVDEVVCLFKDVFVAQRNEFQNNVSEMILIRSNRQLLKIILHNLLDNANKFTSEGSVNVSAKQERGIITIIISDTGPGLPSHVQNWLNGGDSAYPESTDSLSEFHGIGLVIVKELADMLSLEIDAKISSGTQFFIRIPYGS, from the coding sequence TTGTCACTGACCTTGTTTAGGACATTACCTGGTTTGGCGAATGAAGAGAAGGCTAATTACACCTTACGGCATTATACTAGCGAAAGTGGCCTGCCGCAAAATTCAGTGAGATCAATTGTTCAGGACCGTGACGGATTTCTTTGGTTGGCTACCGATCTTGGCCTAGTCAGATTTGATGGTCAGTCGTTTGTGACTTATGGCAAAAAGGAACTAGGAATACGCACAAATCAAATTATGTCCTTTGCTCCCGATCCCGAGGGTAGAAAAGATCGGATTTACGCCATGAGTGCCGACTGTGATCACATTAAAATTTCTGACGGCAGGCCAACACTCGATTACAACCTACTTGAATTTCGTTTCCCTGGTCAATTTAAAGCCAAAGAAGCAAGTAATGACTGGTTCTATTCGATTGGTTTGCCTGACCGATACCACGGGCAATGGCCCATTTCCCATTATCTGTTTTTGTTCCCGGATTCGAAAGGCACCTTCTATATGTGGCGTAAAGGTGGAAAAATCGATTTCTATCAAAGTTGGAGGAAACAAGGTACGTACGCAAGCTCTGGAATTTCGCCGTTCAGGATTTTTAGGCTGGGAGAAGACTTGTACCAAAACAACGAGCGCGGTAACATCGAACTTCTCACTATGGAGCGTAAGGTGACCCATCCACGCAAAGTCAAGTTAATTTCAGCGAAGCCCCCGGAACCCGTAGTTGACCAGACAAAACCTTATATAGTTTACACAGATGATTTATCAGGACAAACTTTCATTTCTCAGGATCAGAAACTCTACTTACTTTCTCAACGAACCAAAGGTGATCTCCAAACGACGCTTTTACTTGAAAATTTCGATTTTAAGAAGAATAGTATCGTCTCGATATTGTTTGATGAAAAGAATCGAAGGCTCTATCTAGGAGCTTCTAACAAAGGTTTTTTTGTTCTTGATTTTCATGCCTTCGAAACGGTGACAGTCGACAGCAAGGAACCTGATGCAAATGTATTTTACTCGCAAATTCCATTTTCTGACAGCACAGTTTTAACACCCTCATTGAAGGTGCTGGGTAAGGGGGCCACCGGAAAAACCATAAGATACGAAATGCCGAAATTGATTGATGGCATTCAAATGAACCGACTCAGCGTACTCATATCACGTTCCGGAGACATTTGGTATAGAAAAATGAACATGCTTTATTGTTTCGATGGTAAAAGCAAGAAGTTGAAAGGTCAATGGAATGCCGGCGGAGAAATTTCTCCGATATATGAAGATAGCGCAGGGCGAATCTGGGTTGGTACAAGATTCGATGGGCTGCAATACATAGATCCTACAGAAGCCGGAACGCCACTACATATTTTTACACGCAAAATTACCGGTATCAGCTACTTATTAGAGGAAAACTCGGACATTCTTTGGGTTGGCACTGGTACTGGGCTTTTCAAAATCAGCATTGCAAAAAAAACCTTCTCGTTGATAGCGAATACAAGCAGCTTATGCGTGACAAGTCTGTATGCACCACATAACGGGGAGCTGTGGTTTACAACATGTGAAAGCGGCTTTTTTTTGCTACAAAACGGCGTAATCACCCGGCTACCATTAGATAAAGATAAAATATTATCTCGTTCTCATTGTATCTTTGGCGACAAAAATGGCTTTTTGTGGATTACAACAAACCATGGCTTATTTCAAGTCTATCGCAAAGATTTGCTCGACTTCAGTGCTCATCATGACAGTAGCAGACTCTATTATCATCGCTATGCAAAGCAAGATGGTTTTCGTATCGACGAGTTCAACGGTGGCTGCCAACCCTGCGCAGTACAATTGGAGAACGGTTATGTGTCTTTGCCCTCTATCGACGGATTGGTTTTTTTCAACCCGGAGCTAGTACCCGTCGATACGCCGGATTCAAAGATCTTTATTGACCGTGTCGAAGCAGATTCCAAGAAAGTTCAATTCAGTGGTTCAAAAATTGAACTTAGCGATGCCAGCAATATACAGGTCTTCGTTTCATCTCCCTACCTTGGTAGCCGTCAAAATCAACAACTCTATTATTCGGTGTCCAGTGACAGGACAAATGAAACGAGCCCGATTTGGTATCCCTTAGAAAATCACCAGCAATCAATTCACTTAAATAACCTCGAGTCGGGAGTTTATACACTAAGGATCCGAAAAAATGCAGGGTTCGGCGCAAGCTCCGAAAGGTTGACGACATTAGCGATCATCATTCCTTATGCCTGGTATGAGGTATGGCCATTCCAAATACTGGCAGTACTTCTTTTGCTTACCGCTGTTTATTTCTATTTCAGGAATCGCCTTTCAAAAGCCGATAGATTGAACAATATCCTTGAATCACGTGTGGCAGAGAGAACTCATAATTTGCGGGTTACTCTGAGTGCACTGAAAGACTCAGAAGAGGAGCTTCTTAAACAAACGCGAGTGCAAACACATTTAATCGCTTCAATCAGCCATGACATCCGTAGTCCGCTGCGAGCAATCGAATACACCTCTGCAAGGCTATCTGGCCTCATAGACAGTGGTGAACATACGACGGCTAAAGCAGTGGGGTCGAGTGTGAATGACTCATCCAGAAAAATCCTTTCACTGCTAGAAGGTATTCTGATCTATGTAAGGTCTCAGGTTTCCAAGGGAGCAGTAACAATGGAAACATTTGGAGCCCGCGAATTGGTGGATGAAGTAGTCTGCCTATTCAAAGACGTATTTGTAGCTCAAAGGAATGAGTTTCAAAACAACGTCTCCGAGATGATTTTGATTAGGTCTAACAGACAATTGCTAAAGATTATCCTGCATAACCTGCTCGACAATGCAAACAAATTTACGTCAGAGGGATCTGTCAATGTAAGTGCGAAACAAGAGAGGGGAATTATAACAATTATAATTTCGGACACAGGCCCTGGACTCCCAAGTCACGTGCAGAACTGGCTCAACGGTGGCGATTCTGCATATCCTGAATCTACCGATAGCCTGTCAGAGTTTCACGGCATAGGGCTGGTAATTGTCAAAGAGCTAGCGGATATGTTGAGCCTTGAAATTGATGCTAAAATTAGTTCCGGAACCCAGTTCTTTATTAGAATCCCTTACGGAAGTTGA
- a CDS encoding transposase, producing the protein MSVDKGMVSGHTQALDSAPIKANASMESLELKRPFQSVENHFEHVNAENQQQTSTGITSPAGLITAPPHYLRRMKSHQEKLRENPVSASGAAHERAQLFSNKTHNSHDPDARISVKPGKARKLNYQCSMAVDTGQGVISHIQADFADGRDSQYLPAMTEKVESRLKVNELCMTELLADGGYSNGYNYEYLELRNITAWIPVFEKYKLEREWVTYDRQEDVFICTMNKKIPFKGFGRTSDGLPIKNYGASKKDCIPCVLKDSCTPKSLFKRILTTTFEDYYYRAHERQHSRRGKQMKRLRQSTIEPVFGSLVHHYGLSKINILGKAAAHKVMLMSAICFNLIKYLKTFNRKLVQSAAKEAVGHYSATFSTPFDRFELIS; encoded by the coding sequence ATGTCCGTTGATAAAGGCATGGTCAGTGGACATACTCAGGCCCTAGATTCCGCTCCGATCAAAGCTAATGCCTCAATGGAAAGTCTTGAGTTGAAAAGGCCATTTCAATCTGTCGAGAACCACTTTGAGCATGTTAATGCTGAAAATCAGCAGCAGACAAGCACTGGCATAACTTCGCCCGCCGGGTTAATAACTGCACCGCCGCATTATCTCAGGCGCATGAAATCTCACCAGGAAAAACTTCGCGAGAATCCTGTTAGTGCCAGTGGTGCCGCGCATGAAAGAGCACAGCTATTCAGCAATAAGACACACAATTCCCACGATCCAGATGCACGGATTTCAGTAAAGCCTGGCAAAGCAAGAAAACTCAACTATCAATGTAGTATGGCAGTCGATACAGGCCAAGGGGTAATCAGCCATATACAGGCAGATTTTGCGGATGGAAGAGATAGTCAGTATTTGCCAGCCATGACTGAAAAGGTCGAAAGCCGACTAAAGGTGAATGAATTGTGCATGACAGAGCTGCTAGCAGATGGCGGTTACTCCAACGGTTACAATTATGAATACTTGGAACTACGGAATATCACAGCATGGATACCTGTTTTTGAAAAGTACAAACTGGAAAGGGAATGGGTCACCTACGACAGGCAAGAGGATGTTTTTATCTGCACAATGAATAAGAAAATTCCATTTAAAGGCTTTGGCCGGACTTCCGATGGACTGCCTATAAAGAATTACGGGGCTTCTAAAAAAGATTGCATTCCCTGCGTTCTCAAAGATTCCTGTACCCCTAAGTCCCTATTTAAAAGAATACTCACAACAACCTTTGAAGATTATTACTATCGAGCTCATGAAAGGCAACACAGCAGGCGAGGCAAACAGATGAAGCGACTGCGACAGAGTACAATAGAGCCGGTCTTTGGAAGCCTGGTTCATCATTACGGGTTAAGCAAAATCAATATTCTAGGAAAGGCTGCCGCCCACAAGGTCATGCTGATGTCAGCCATATGCTTTAATCTTATAAAGTACCTCAAAACATTCAACAGAAAACTGGTGCAGAGTGCCGCAAAAGAGGCCGTAGGCCACTATAGTGCTACATTCTCTACGCCTTTTGACCGCTTTGAGCTGATCTCCTAA